One Prunus dulcis chromosome 8, ALMONDv2, whole genome shotgun sequence DNA window includes the following coding sequences:
- the LOC117638270 gene encoding uncharacterized protein LOC117638270, whose product MIHLTCHLAWEAKVAGPVQFRWMYPVERYLHKLKTYVRNKAHPEGSIAEGVLGDECLIFCSRYLHRVETKFNKRDRNDDGGQPSYDTSPLSIFSTPGRAFGKGVLREMSIELHKAATHYVLQNCDEALPFVQEHKNILIQSSVDNVEESHRLQFSNWMSKRVTELYNDGKVSKQMLSLARGPERRVTYYPGYYISGFRFHTLQRDENKKTQNSGIMVKGENQVDDVPWYGTLVDIVELRYTEGNRVVLFNCDWYDTARKGTGYKIDRYGIITVNTTRKLNTQEPFVLASQATQVFYVKGVKNKIWSFVVETNPRNAYEMTNDEIEPYQEAETQSQSMHAIQNDVEDNEID is encoded by the exons ATGATTCACCTAACTTGCCACTTGGCATGGGAGGCAAAGGTGGCCGGTCCAGTACAATtcaggtggatgtatccggtGGAAAG GTATTTGCATAAACTAAAGACTTATGTTCGTAATAAGGCTCATCCAGAAGGGTCTATTGCCGAAGGTGTCTTGGGAGACGAGTGTTTAATATTTTGCTCTCGCTATTTGCATCGAGTTGAAACTAAGTTTAATAAAAGAGATAGAAACGACGATGGAGGTCAACCGTCATATGATACATCTCCGTTATCTATTTTCTCAACACCTGGTCGAGCTTTTGGGAAAGGTGTACTTAGAGAGATGAGCATTGAACTTCATAAGGCTGCCACTCATTATGTCCTGCAAAATTGTGATGAAGCTTTGCCATTTGTCCA AGAACATAAGAACATTCTAATCCAGTCTAGTGTTGATAATGTGGAGGAGTCACATAGGCTTCAATTTTCAAACTGGATGTCTAAAAGG GTCACAGAACTATACAACGATGGTAAAGTTAGTAAACAAATGCTTTCTTTGGCTCGAGGTCCTGAAAGGCGAGTAACTTATTATCCTGGTTATTATATTAGTGGTTTTAGATTTCATACATTGCAGCGTGATgagaataaaaaaacacagaaTAGTGGAATTATGGTTAAGGGGGAGAATCAGGTTGACGATGTGCCTTGGTATGGAACCTTAGTAGATATTGTGGAGCTTCGTTACACAGAAGGAAATAGAGTTGTATTGTTCAATTGTGATTGGTATGACACAGCACGAAAAGGAACAGGTTACAAGATAGATCGTTATGGAATAATCACTGTTAATACAACGCGCAAGCTAAATACTCAAGAGCCATTCGTACTAGCAAGTCAAGCAACCCAAGTTTTTTATGTGAAGGgggttaaaaataaaatttggagTTTTGTAGTGGAAACAAATCCAAGAAATGCTTATGAGATGACTAATGATGAGATTGAGCCATACCAAGAAGCAGAGACTCAAAGTCAAAGCATGCATGCCATCCAAAATGATGTTGAAGACAATGAAATTGATTGA